Proteins from one Pseudarthrobacter sp. BIM B-2242 genomic window:
- a CDS encoding LysE/ArgO family amino acid transporter, with product MDFAGLLAPAALGFGTGLALIVAIGSQNAFVLRQGIRGEHVAAVVIVCGVSDAVLIAAGIAGVGALLQANPVIVDVVRFAGAAFLVAYGVMAARRAVRPGTLTASGRQTAVGLGTALSTVLALTWLNPHVYLDTVLLLGSVANQQAQDLRWWFGAGAIAASLAWFSALGFGARILRPFFAKPSSWRVLDGFVAVVMLTLGIRLAVGA from the coding sequence ATGGACTTCGCAGGACTGCTGGCACCGGCCGCGCTCGGCTTCGGCACAGGGCTCGCCCTCATTGTTGCCATCGGCAGCCAGAACGCCTTTGTGTTGCGGCAGGGTATCCGCGGCGAGCATGTGGCCGCCGTCGTCATCGTCTGCGGCGTTTCCGATGCGGTCCTCATCGCCGCGGGCATCGCCGGGGTAGGGGCATTGCTGCAGGCCAACCCGGTCATCGTGGATGTGGTCCGGTTCGCCGGAGCCGCGTTCCTGGTGGCGTACGGCGTCATGGCCGCACGCCGGGCAGTGCGTCCGGGCACCCTCACGGCATCAGGACGGCAGACCGCCGTCGGCCTTGGCACTGCCCTGAGCACGGTGCTGGCCCTGACCTGGCTCAACCCCCACGTTTATTTGGACACGGTCCTGCTGCTGGGATCGGTGGCCAACCAGCAGGCGCAGGACCTGCGCTGGTGGTTCGGCGCGGGCGCAATCGCCGCCAGCCTTGCCTGGTTCAGCGCCCTGGGATTCGGGGCCCGAATCCTGCGGCCCTTCTTTGCGAAGCCTTCCTCGTGGCGCGTCCTCGACGGCTTCGTCGCGGTGGTAATGCTCACGCTGGGGATCCGGCTGGCGGTAGGCGCCTGA
- a CDS encoding glycoside hydrolase family 26 protein — MEHLTRRGAMLGFGLAAVHAGFSAASASAAPIPAVSLTPASGPAGTRVALAGSGFPKSAAGTVTGGAATVTFQTTKSGAFSAQATIAATAQGQAGLSVAVGRTAVTTSFVVLAGAPAAGTPLLRFGVATPGGAAAGAELDAVADLVGESPGIVLSYKDFRQPPPVAELDSVVSRGATPLVTWEPWIAGSGVSQPAYSLARIAAGDFDPYISQWGTALAAWGRPLMIRFAHEMNGDWYPWCEAVNGNQPGDYVRAWRHVHGLVTAGGAANVNWVWAPNGGGSVDPALLYPGNAFVDTVGLDAYNWGTTQAWSSWQMPSSLFGPHLAQLRTIAPGKPIIITETASAEAGGNKPDWNTALVSYLRSQPDVTGFVWFNFTKETDWRIDSSPASASALAAALAARR; from the coding sequence ATGGAACATCTGACGCGCCGCGGCGCCATGCTGGGATTTGGGCTGGCGGCTGTCCACGCCGGGTTCAGCGCGGCAAGCGCCTCCGCAGCCCCAATTCCTGCCGTCAGCCTCACGCCGGCGTCGGGTCCGGCCGGCACCAGGGTTGCCTTGGCAGGATCAGGATTCCCCAAGTCCGCCGCCGGAACCGTCACCGGCGGCGCAGCGACCGTCACCTTCCAGACCACAAAATCCGGGGCCTTCAGTGCACAGGCCACCATCGCGGCAACAGCCCAAGGCCAGGCCGGCCTGAGCGTCGCTGTTGGCAGGACTGCGGTGACCACTTCCTTCGTTGTCCTCGCCGGCGCCCCTGCTGCCGGCACACCGCTGCTCCGCTTCGGCGTCGCCACTCCCGGTGGAGCGGCGGCGGGGGCGGAGCTTGACGCCGTCGCGGACCTGGTTGGTGAAAGCCCTGGCATTGTCCTGTCCTACAAAGATTTCCGCCAACCTCCTCCCGTGGCGGAACTGGACTCGGTGGTGAGCCGGGGTGCGACGCCGCTGGTCACGTGGGAGCCCTGGATCGCAGGGAGCGGGGTGTCCCAGCCTGCCTACTCGTTGGCCCGGATCGCTGCCGGCGACTTCGACCCCTACATCAGCCAGTGGGGAACCGCCCTTGCTGCCTGGGGCAGGCCGCTCATGATCCGGTTCGCCCACGAAATGAACGGCGACTGGTATCCGTGGTGCGAGGCCGTGAACGGAAACCAGCCCGGCGATTACGTCAGGGCTTGGCGGCATGTCCACGGCCTGGTCACAGCGGGCGGCGCCGCCAACGTCAACTGGGTATGGGCACCCAACGGCGGCGGATCCGTGGACCCCGCGCTGCTTTACCCCGGGAATGCCTTCGTGGATACGGTGGGCCTGGACGCCTACAACTGGGGGACCACGCAGGCCTGGAGTTCCTGGCAAATGCCGTCTTCCCTGTTCGGACCGCACCTGGCACAGCTCCGCACCATCGCACCGGGCAAGCCGATCATTATTACGGAGACGGCTAGCGCTGAGGCCGGCGGGAACAAGCCGGACTGGAACACGGCCCTGGTTTCATACTTGCGCTCGCAGCCGGATGTCACCGGGTTTGTCTGGTTCAACTTCACCAAGGAGACGGACTGGCGGATTGACAGCAGCCCCGCCTCAGCCTCGGCTCTCGCCGCGGCGCTGGCCGCCCGGCGGTAG
- a CDS encoding glutamate--cysteine ligase yields the protein MRTFGVEEELLIVDPESGLPLALADALLAEHRLAADDAPADQQTLETRNKATYDDEMGLSAELKLEQIETQTRPCLEYSDLLPQIRAGRLLADQAARKYGARVAALATSPFGLASHTTPDPRYARMLERFGLTAQEQLTCGFHVHTYIESEDEGVAVLDRIRDKLAVLTALSANSPFWMGLSTGFESYRTQAWNRWPTSGPSAIFGTYSQYRRVVRRLLDSGVMLDEGMIYFDARLSRNHPTVEVRVADVCLRAEDAALIAVLVRALVESASREWREGVEPAPVPTVLLRMAAWQASSSGMGGELLDFGTFRPAPAADVVRSLVDYLAPVLAEQGELSLARQGVEDIISRGTGSAEQRRVRDAALESAPDDGGLGAVVAHAVGITMRETSGLPDVDEAPDLLRVRQV from the coding sequence ATGCGAACATTCGGCGTCGAGGAAGAACTCCTGATCGTTGATCCAGAGTCGGGGCTGCCGCTTGCGTTGGCGGATGCCCTGCTCGCGGAGCATCGACTGGCGGCCGACGACGCCCCGGCAGACCAGCAAACGCTGGAAACCCGGAACAAGGCCACCTACGACGACGAAATGGGCTTGAGCGCCGAACTGAAGCTTGAGCAGATCGAGACCCAGACGCGGCCGTGCCTTGAGTACTCCGATCTGCTGCCGCAGATCCGTGCGGGCCGCCTGCTCGCAGACCAGGCGGCCCGGAAGTACGGCGCCCGGGTGGCCGCACTGGCCACCTCCCCGTTTGGTTTGGCGAGCCACACCACCCCGGACCCCCGGTACGCCCGCATGCTGGAGAGGTTTGGCCTGACCGCGCAGGAGCAGCTGACCTGCGGCTTCCACGTCCACACCTACATCGAGTCCGAAGACGAGGGCGTTGCCGTCCTGGACAGGATCAGGGACAAGCTGGCCGTCCTCACCGCCCTGAGCGCCAACTCGCCGTTCTGGATGGGGCTGTCCACGGGGTTCGAGAGTTACCGCACCCAGGCCTGGAACCGGTGGCCCACCTCGGGGCCGTCCGCCATTTTCGGCACGTACTCCCAGTACCGGCGGGTGGTGAGGCGCCTGCTGGACAGCGGCGTGATGCTGGACGAAGGCATGATCTACTTCGACGCCCGGCTGTCCCGGAACCACCCCACCGTTGAGGTCCGCGTGGCCGACGTCTGCCTCCGGGCCGAGGACGCGGCCCTGATCGCCGTCCTGGTGCGGGCTTTGGTGGAGTCGGCCAGCCGGGAATGGCGGGAGGGGGTGGAACCCGCGCCGGTGCCCACCGTGCTGCTGCGGATGGCGGCCTGGCAGGCGAGCAGCAGCGGCATGGGCGGCGAACTGCTGGACTTTGGCACCTTCCGGCCTGCCCCCGCGGCGGACGTGGTCCGGTCCCTCGTGGACTACCTGGCGCCCGTCCTTGCCGAGCAGGGCGAGCTGTCGCTGGCCCGCCAAGGCGTGGAGGACATTATTTCGCGGGGCACCGGCTCCGCCGAGCAGCGCCGGGTCCGGGACGCCGCCTTGGAATCAGCGCCCGACGACGGCGGGCTGGGTGCCGTCGTTGCCCACGCCGTGGGTATCACGATGCGGGAAACCTCCGGCCTTCCGGACGTTGATGAGGCACCGGATTTGCTGCGGGTACGCCAGGTCTGA
- a CDS encoding LysR family transcriptional regulator ArgP, translated as MKSFQLEQLRTFAAVVEEGTLEAAARSLYVTPSAVSQRLKAMEDAAGQILLQRTSPVRPTTAGEAVLRFARQVRQLEWDARQELDGTVATPGSPIPLVVNADSLSTWFLQALASLPPDLGTCFELHREDEQHSARLLRTGAVMAAVTATPEPVQGCSVQPLGALRYRAVASPGYVRRWWPGGPGLAAGSRAPVVDFDRKDDLQTGFFRSLTGADLAAPRHYVPSSGEFAQAIRLGLGWGLLPEQQCMADVGKGGLVELAPGKPVDVALYWQRWKIDSPVLNQLTGAVRETASTQLRQP; from the coding sequence ATGAAGTCCTTTCAGCTGGAGCAGCTTCGGACGTTCGCCGCGGTGGTGGAAGAAGGCACCCTGGAAGCGGCCGCCCGCAGCCTGTACGTCACGCCGTCGGCCGTCTCGCAGCGGCTGAAGGCGATGGAGGATGCAGCCGGCCAGATCCTCCTGCAGCGCACCAGCCCGGTCCGCCCCACCACCGCCGGCGAGGCCGTGCTGCGGTTTGCCCGGCAGGTGCGGCAGCTGGAATGGGATGCCCGGCAGGAGCTCGACGGCACCGTGGCCACACCCGGCTCGCCCATCCCGCTGGTGGTCAACGCCGACTCCTTATCCACCTGGTTCCTGCAGGCGCTGGCCAGCCTTCCCCCCGACCTCGGCACCTGCTTTGAACTCCACCGGGAAGACGAACAGCATTCAGCACGGCTGTTGCGCACCGGAGCGGTGATGGCTGCCGTCACCGCAACGCCGGAGCCCGTCCAGGGTTGCAGCGTCCAGCCGCTGGGCGCCCTGCGCTACCGGGCGGTGGCGAGCCCGGGCTATGTGCGGCGCTGGTGGCCGGGCGGCCCCGGGCTGGCAGCCGGCAGCCGGGCGCCGGTGGTGGACTTCGACCGCAAGGACGATCTGCAGACCGGTTTCTTCCGTAGCCTGACGGGCGCGGACCTGGCAGCGCCGCGGCACTATGTGCCGTCGTCGGGCGAGTTCGCGCAGGCCATCCGGCTGGGTCTGGGGTGGGGGCTGCTGCCGGAGCAGCAGTGCATGGCCGACGTCGGGAAGGGGGGCCTCGTGGAGCTTGCGCCCGGGAAACCGGTTGATGTTGCGCTCTACTGGCAACGCTGGAAGATCGACTCTCCGGTGCT